The proteins below are encoded in one region of Pomacea canaliculata isolate SZHN2017 linkage group LG7, ASM307304v1, whole genome shotgun sequence:
- the LOC112568084 gene encoding prefoldin subunit 2-like — MSVSKTPKGKSQEQIIAGFQELRQQQRVVASRIAEVEMDMKEHELVIETLKEVAPERRCFRMVGGVLVERTVGDVLPALSTNKEQMAKFVENMTKQLEAKGKEINAYREEHNIRIRGEDDKQEKSEGDTKTGGGGGVLVANSS; from the exons ATGTCGGTAAGCAAGACACCGAAAGGAAAGTCGCAGGAACAAATTATTGCGGGCTTTCAGGAGCTTCGCCAGCAACAGAGAGTTGTAGCTTCTCGAATAGCTGAAGTTGAAATGGACATGAAAGAACACGA ATTGGTCATAGAAACATTAAAGGAAGTTGCACCCGAGAGGCGCTGCTTCAGAATGGTTGGTGGAGTTTTGGTTGAACGGACAGTGGGAGATGTTTTACCAGCATTGAGCACAAACAAAGAACAG ATGGCCAAATTTGTGGAGAACATGACAAAGCAGCTGGAGGCGAAAGGCAAAGAAATCAATGCTTACCGCGAAGAGCATAACATCAGAATACGTGGAGAGGATGACAagcaagaaaaatctgaaggcGACACCAAAACAGGGGGTGGAGGTGGTGTTCTCGTTGCCAACAGCTCATGA